In a single window of the Cydia pomonella isolate Wapato2018A chromosome 2, ilCydPomo1, whole genome shotgun sequence genome:
- the LOC133515550 gene encoding protein FAM151A isoform X4, whose translation MFLQILVLLAASGDVQMLEADIVLGQLIGKEGPLIPVMAHPPATTSDLSLGDFLSIVAQHNKGIAKEKQKGVKLDFKSIEAFEKAQDLIARFSKPEDSQARTTDAPCSPCSRRDFSAAKSPEMSTQNDSVTFPLWLNADILPGPVAATTKPLDPEKFIKLASQHPRAVLSVGWTTRYGGNITEGEYTRQQIGTMLRMVNALKVNQTITFPVRAGLASNSQPVILDLLRETRALGSSVTVWSAEGDAVAVERLRALILTVGLEHTYLDVPAELAARLQLPAPPATRTHN comes from the exons GCGATGTGCAGATGCTGGAAGCAGACATAGTCCTGGGTCAGCTGATCGGCAAGGAAGGCCCGCTCATTCCCGTGATGGCGCACCCCCCGGCCACGACCTCCGACCTGTCTCTCGGCGACTTCTTGTCCATAGTGGCGCAGCACAACAAGGGCATCGCCAAGGAGAAGCAGAAAGGCGTCAAGTTGGACTTTAAGAGTATCGAGGCGTTTGAAAAAGCACAGGACTTAATAGCACGGTTTAGTAAGCCTGAG GACTCGCAGGCACGCACGACCGACGCGCCTTGCTCGCCCTGCTCGCGAAGAGATTTCTCTGCCGCTAAAAGTCCTGAGATGAGCACGCAAAATGATTCG GTAACTTTCCCCCTATGGCTGAATGCGGACATCCTGCCGGGCCCCGTAGCCGCTACGACCAAGCCGCTGGACCCCGAGAAGTTCATCAAGTTGGCCTCGCAGCACCCTCGCGCCGTGCTCTCCGTGGGCTGGACCACGCGGTACGGCGGCAACATCACCGAGGGCGAGTACACGAGGCAGCAGATCGGGACCATGCTGAGGATGGTCAATGCGCTTAAAGTTAACCAGACTATCACGTTCCCT GTCCGCGCCGGCCTCGCATCCAACAGCCAGCCGGTGATCCTGGACTTGCTGCGGGAGACGCGTGCGCTGGGCTCCTCCGTAACGGTGTGGTCGGCGGAGGGCGACGCGGTGGCGGTGGAGCGGCTCCGTGCCCTCATCCTCACGGTGGGGCTGGAGCACACCTACCTGGACGTGCCCGCAGAGCTGGCCGCGCGACTGCAGCTGCCCGCACCGCCCGCCACCCGCACTCACAACTAG